ttggataaataaaaaaaaggtccCAAGCAATACAAAATTACAGTTGTGAAACATGGATTCTCacaatacagaaaaaaatgcaTTGCAAGCTGCAGAGATGAAATATTTCAGAAGTTTGAGAGGTGttacaaaaaattaccaaatacgACAAAATCTGGAAATTATGGCGCTGACGAAATTCATTGAGCAAAGACTGTTAAGTTGGTGGGATCATTTACAAAGAAAGGAAGATTGGAGTCCAGTGAAGAAAGTGTGTGAAGCAAAATTAggctaaaacaaaaaaaaaaaaaagaaaaagaccTAAAGCGACATGGGACAAAGTAATTGGTACTATACTTGAGAAAAGGGGCAGAAcatgaagaaaaacaaaaataacaacaaaataaaaaagaatggaCAAAATTTGTATATAGTATATAACTATATACTAAATGGAGTTTTTTTGTAacttatatacataaatttgagTATGACATTCATTTGGTTTAAAGGACATATTGAAATACATGGTAATGAAACAGCTGATCGGTTAGCAAAAGATTCAGTACTAAATGGAGTTTTTTGTAACGTATATACAGGAAGAGATGCTATCAattcaataaaagataaaatttactaatctTGGCAGAAACACTGGGATACTGCCTCGTGGTcctcaaataacaaatttcaaatttatcctACTTTACCCTCAACCCCGAACTATATTTCCAAATACACAACTTCGAAATTTTACTCAGCAAGTATACTTAGAATGAAGACTGGTCATGGGAGATATCCCGCCCATCATGCCAGGCTGGATATTATACAATCATCAGTCAGTACCTGCGATGATAATTCTTGTGCTGATCTCAATCCCATTTTTCCGGATGCAGCAATCAGATTCATAAAACAATTTGTTGCAGTTACTTGTTAAACAACCCCATGAtataaagactacaaggtgtgctatagcgcactagctgggaagcagccaatgagaattcgttCCTaaaacgacgcgccaatttgaaacatttgaatttaataCATGATGTAAaaactacaaggtgtgctattgcAAAacagctgggaagcagccaatgagaaaTCTCATTGGCTCTTGAGAGATGCgcagaacgagtcgaaaatgagCTTTCGAGaagaacacaccttgtagtctttacatcatgctACTCCCTACCTCTAAACGTCACACACCTTTTAAACATAGATAACCGACAAAACTTAAATCTATTGGACTTGCTTCCAAGCCATTTTCTTTCACACACTCACACACACATTAACAGATTTGCGGTTGGTTGAAATGTTTTGCATGATCCACCATTCCGTTGCAGTGTGAATGGAACCATAATCATATCTTGTAACGTTACATTTGTAACAGTACCCCTACAAACATCCCATCCCACGTTTTCCCCTAAATTTGGAGGAAAACCCGTAAGTTGGGAACCCTGATATGTGGATCcgattatatatatatgaaatgctTGGAAATATATCGTAAGTATGTGAtggatattaataattaattaagatcaAGAGGCATATATCAGGAAAAGTGCAAGTTTTGAAGGGGAGAGGCACGGTGAATagtaagaaatagaaatagaagaacTTACCTGCTCTTTCTGTTTTCATAGAGTCCCATACATTACAATTGAAATCGTCATATCCAGCAAGCAATAATCTTCCAGATTTGCTAAATGCGACGCTAGTAATACCACAAATAATGTTATCATGGCTATACATGGCCAATTCTTGGTCTGCTCTAATGTCGAACAATCTGCATGTAGCATCATCGCTCCCAGTAGCAAAGGCGAAACCATTGGGGAAAAACGTAACGGCGTTGATGTCGGATTCGTGGCCTGGAAATGTCTGTTTGCAAAGACCTTCTCGAATATCCCAAAGTTTTGCTGAAGCGTCACATGCCCCTGAAATAAaagttgttgaaaaatatatatattgtagGAGATGATAGATTCccagtttattattatttataaaacgtGATAAAAAGTGTTAGTCAGCTAAAAAATTACTAACCTGATACAAATGTGCGCATATCTGGAGACAAAGATAGAGACATAACATCCCCCGTATGTCCTAAGAATGAAGTGACTTGTTGCCCAGTTTCAATATCCCAAAGCGCGCAAGACATATCTCCCGAGCTAGTAACTATCTGGTTATCATCTAAGAAACGGCAGCAAGAAAGATAACCTGTATGGCCAGGCAATTCTCGGCTTACTCGCACATTGCCTTCTCTAGTCTTTAGGCTATAGATAGAGCATATATTATCTAAACCACCACAAGCAACAAAGTTGCCAGATGGTGCATAAGCACAAGTCATCACCCATGATGATCTAAGGGGGATTGCATGTACCTGAAAATGGATTAAGTTTTATATTTCACTTAATTTCgattaataatttatcaaacaGCAAAGATAAATTTGTCATTGGGATACAATCAAAACATTCTACTATCAGTTTATAGACTTAAATGGTTTCTTATCTAATATTTACTTATCACAACATTCAGTAAAAATATAACTTCTGATATTTTTCTGTAGAATGAATTCATAAGGAGCcaaaattaacttttaaatgtagactattagatttttttaggttttaatTTACGTTGTTTTATGACAAAATTTACTGAAGAATAGACTTCTGGGGCTTTGATTCAAAAGATATGATTACAATTTAATTTGcgatatgtttttttttattttaatagtacATTTTGTTTGTTCTTAAGATGTACGGGGGCATGAGAAGAGACGAATTTATAGTATCTCTAGttccaaattcaaataaaactaattgtGGATCACTTCCCTCCAGAATTTCCTCCTCAATTTCAGCATTaatggaaatgaataaattaattacgAATAATGATGCTCTACAACgaaataaaatcaatagaaTGAGGGAAAGGAAAAATTATTGCGTTGAACTGAATTAAGAAAGTTGTTGATGGAATTACCAAAAATGGAGTCTCATTATTGTAGTTTCATCGAGTAAGAAGAATTTGGATCCAATTTATCAAAGCAAAGCTGCATTGTATGTTGAGTACTGAGCAGATAAGAACATTCAATCTCTTTTCTTAAAAACTTTTCATGAAAAGTTTCATGAAATAATCTAGGAGTATATTCTCCAAAAAAAGATCAATGTGACCTTTATGTctcatataattatattatttattatacaatccACACGTTGCTAGAAAAAATAGACACGCGATGGAAAGTCTTTAGACAAAAGTAATGACCGGCTTATTTTCACAATGAAACTTACTTCTTTGTCCAATGCTTAAGGCATCAAAAATTGATGGTCCACAACTTTACCTTGTATAATTAGATAACAATATGCATATTGCTTTTTATAGTACAAAGCTGAAGGAAAAGTGACTCAAATGAATTTGCAacaattttgtacaatttcatcAAATCCAATGTATCAGAAGggaaagaaattattttgtagtGATAGATGCGTCGCGCAAAATAAAAACGTAACTTTGTCAAACGCATTACTGAATCTATCAATAAACAAGGGCATAGTTATTACTTAGAAATACTTGGTAAGTGGACATACACAGATGGAATGAATTCAACAATTGAGCGAAAAATccataatagaaaaatttattcgcCTGCTGGGTATATTGCTGCTTATAAATCGTCTCGCTTAAATCCTCGAGCCTATCAAGTTGAATATTTAAATCTTTTTGGCACCAAAATACCACACTTCCATTCATCCTGGATATAAAATAGGAGATCCTCATTTGTGTGacctgataaaaaattatactacaAACTGAATTTTGATGACAATTGGGTGGTATTGGAAAAAAGACTAAGTCGAAAAAGTCAAGAAGTTGGTGCTATACTTCCTCTTTATAAAAATCCCCTGGcgattaaaaaaagtaaatatgacCATTTACAGCAACTGAAGGAAGTAATACCTACAGACTATCATCTTATTCATGATACTCTGCCGTTTGAAgaagattaatttttcaaagtgttttatattatcattttatatatttattctttttattaatattgaatgtagtcagaattgaaaacaaataaaacctACCCTCTAGAATGTCTTGTTATTTTGGTTCAAAACCTTGTATGTCTGGCTATAacgtttataattatatattttctagtagaaattattgtaaacaaGTCATAACCAACTGTAATTATTGATTAATGAAAGATCAGTTTACATAATTGGTGTATGGAACTTCATACAGGTTTGTCATTCCTCCTGCAAAATTAGTCAAAACTGATTTGAAAGTAAGGGGACGATATACTCAAACTTCTTTCCAGTTTTAAACTTGGATTCTTTCAgttaataaatgtatatgaaataattttggtattttgtAGTTTCCTTGAtattagtattaattttatGGAATAATTAACATATAAATGTAAATctcatataatttcaataaaatttatttgcttGAAACCCAGATACTGACTCACACTTACTTTTTATGTCACACTAATGTGTCATATTACACAATCTAACATATCTTGATAACCCAAATCACTTTCAATCTCAGAAGACCTTTACTTAGTTATGAAAACGTTCATTAGACATTGTACTTGCCTTAAAGCAGCAGTTGTTAAAAatatgttcagtatgaatatcaaaattccAGATATTCcaacttattaataatttttgctCGAACTTTTCAAAAGACACAAATAATACTATTTTGAAATCAATGATCTTAATCTTTTGGGATTAGTTGAAAAGTTCTTGGTACATAAATTCACATAAAGAGTTTTACTTTcgaagatgaaaataataaaaaatatgaatagcaAAAGTGGAAAGATTGGGATATTCAAAATCAGAAGCACTAATTAAATATACAATACTGATTGTAGAAAAACCATGAatgaatatgaaacaaaaaataacacaaGAAAAAAAGTAAGACAAACTAATCAAAGGGCAAATTGAAAATTgctgattttgaaaaaaaaattacagtaatGTTGCTACCAATAGTATCTGTGTACAAAGAGTTAGGTGTATTTGAAAACAAACCTTATTTGTGGTGTGACTGTCCCATACAATAAGTTTACCATCCTGTGATGCGGAAACAAGATTTCTCGAGTCTGAACCCCAATGCATAGCATAAATCTTTGCCAAATGGCCTCTGAGAGTGCGCCTAGTTCGCATCTGCACCCGACCAATTGGTTCAAGACTGGCAGTTGCCTGCACCAGTGATGTGTCACAAGCCGCTTTGCGGGCAtcctatgaaaaaaataataaagaaattattataggTTGATTAATAATGtgaactatttttcaaaatatttattatggaaattcttcaattttcataggaatttttttattagcttatgttttcttattatttttaattataatatttatattcatacttAGCACTCTAGGTTA
The window above is part of the Diorhabda sublineata isolate icDioSubl1.1 chromosome 3, icDioSubl1.1, whole genome shotgun sequence genome. Proteins encoded here:
- the LOC130441188 gene encoding guanine nucleotide-binding protein subunit beta-1, which produces MNELDSLRQEAETLKNAIRDARKAACDTSLVQATASLEPIGRVQMRTRRTLRGHLAKIYAMHWGSDSRNLVSASQDGKLIVWDSHTTNKVHAIPLRSSWVMTCAYAPSGNFVACGGLDNICSIYSLKTREGNVRVSRELPGHTGYLSCCRFLDDNQIVTSSGDMSCALWDIETGQQVTSFLGHTGDVMSLSLSPDMRTFVSGACDASAKLWDIREGLCKQTFPGHESDINAVTFFPNGFAFATGSDDATCRLFDIRADQELAMYSHDNIICGITSVAFSKSGRLLLAGYDDFNCNVWDSMKTERAGILAGHDNRVSCLGVTDNGMAVGTGSWDSFLRIWN